One window from the genome of Esox lucius isolate fEsoLuc1 chromosome 23, fEsoLuc1.pri, whole genome shotgun sequence encodes:
- the fgf23 gene encoding fibroblast growth factor 23 translates to MWQKELGITKIFRMRKAILALILAVLQGFRLVGALPNPSPLLGSNWGNPKRYVHLQTSSDVNNFYLEISSNGNVRKTQIRTSYSVLLLKAETRERVAILGVKSNRYLCMDAMGNPFSSTICHKEDCLFNHKLLENHRDVYFSCRTGILLNLEGAKQVYSVGQNLPQTSLFLSEKNTVPLERLHHREKRNRVVDPSDPHNMLGQTEEADDSRAMPETDDAETDQESEVPEGQNISRETPESTFDDPWNVQSLNAPPSPRIMNVMVG, encoded by the exons ATGTGGCAGAAAGAG CTTGGAATAACTAAGATATTCAGAATGAGGAAAGCCATCCTTGCGCTCATACTTGCCGTGCTTCAGGGCTTTCGACTTGTGGGTGCTCTTCCAAACCCATCTCCTCTCCTGGGATCCAATTGGGGAAATCCGAAAAGATACGTACACCTGCAGACTTCTTCCGACGTGAACAATTTCTACTTAGAGATCAGTTCAAATGGCAACGTGCGCAAAACTCAAATTCGAACTTCATACA GCGTGCTTTTATTGAAGGCAGAAACAAGAGAGCGCGTTGCTATACTTGGTGTCAAAAGTAATCGCTACCTGTGCATGGATGCTATGGGAAACCCTTTCAGTTCT ACGATTTGCCACAAGGAAGACTGTCTTTTTAACCATAAGTTATTGGAAAACCACCGCGACGTGTACTTCTCTTGCAGAACTGGTATTCTGCTCAACTTGGAAGGGGCTAAGCAAGTGTATAGTGTAGGTCAGAATCTACCGCAAACTTCCCTATTTCTTTCGGAGAAGAACACCGTGCCGCTGGAGCGCCTTCATCACCGGGAGAAGAGGAACCGCGTGGTTGACCCTTCTGATCCTCATAACATGCTGGGGCAGACCGAGGAAGCTGATGACTCCCGGGCTATGCCGGAGACGGATGACGCGGAGACTGACCAAGAGTCTGAAGTCCCCGAAGGCCAAAACATCTCTAGGGAGACCCCGGAGTCTACCTTCGACGACCCATGGAACGTGCAATCCCTAAACGCACCTCCCAGCCCCCGTATCATGAATGTCATGGTGGGATAA